One genomic segment of bacterium includes these proteins:
- a CDS encoding zinc-ribbon domain-containing protein, producing the protein MDWLGAVIIFCVVPGFVAGIIGEGKGKRGAGIALGLFLSWLGVIIIACLPLSDDAMRAREYEKMTLAERRRFNQQQRDAENAPELERERREQEMAVKREQESIDREKYVALEEAYLEAAVREQENGERIAASKLEQEHKEMMEAKRDQEYKEMLAAVSGGREVIKVRCSKCGALVNEGVKFCSYCGTPMAAVSVGREVVKVRCSKCGALMNEGVKFCAYCGKPM; encoded by the coding sequence TTGGCGCAGTGATTATATTTTGTGTAGTGCCGGGGTTCGTGGCCGGCATTATCGGCGAGGGGAAGGGGAAACGAGGCGCCGGCATCGCGCTGGGCCTTTTCCTCAGTTGGCTCGGGGTCATTATTATAGCCTGTTTGCCCCTCTCCGACGATGCGATGCGCGCGCGGGAGTATGAGAAAATGACATTAGCCGAACGCCGACGCTTTAACCAACAACAACGTGATGCGGAGAACGCTCCGGAGCTTGAGAGAGAAAGGCGCGAGCAGGAGATGGCGGTGAAGCGCGAGCAGGAGAGTATCGATCGGGAGAAGTATGTAGCGTTGGAGGAAGCCTACCTAGAGGCGGCGGTGCGAGAGCAGGAGAATGGGGAGAGGATAGCGGCGTCGAAGCTCGAGCAAGAGCATAAGGAGATGATGGAGGCGAAGCGTGATCAGGAGTATAAGGAGATGTTGGCGGCGGTGAGCGGAGGCAGGGAGGTCATAAAGGTAAGGTGCTCCAAATGCGGCGCCCTGGTGAATGAAGGGGTCAAGTTCTGCTCGTATTGCGGCACGCCGATGGCGGCGGTGAGCGTAGGCAGGGAGGTCGTAAAGGTAAGGTGCTCCAAATGCGGCGCCCTGATGAATGAAGGGGTCAAGTTCTGCGCGTATTGCGGCAAGCCGATGTAG